One genomic region from Kamptonema formosum PCC 6407 encodes:
- a CDS encoding retropepsin-like aspartic protease family protein: MPYQSDPVSTSNFKTQQLNGQKFRDRLLLVATAISTAGSILVYTAMLPYLTVAQEYEGCFMRNSSGKIISLNESVCGITPQELGPTAVNSGVFQAKIKRREGNIPVIDVTFNGKQKFEMMVDSGASGTVITPAMAKALGIVPQGTVKAKTPNGEATFQLGQVTSLQAGGLEVKNIQVAIAPTLDIGLLGHDFFGNKDVTIKQDVVEFRSRS, translated from the coding sequence ATGCCTTACCAATCTGACCCAGTTTCAACCTCAAACTTCAAAACGCAACAACTGAACGGTCAAAAATTCCGAGACCGCTTGCTGCTTGTAGCCACAGCTATTTCTACTGCGGGCTCGATCCTGGTTTACACAGCTATGCTTCCTTATTTAACCGTAGCCCAGGAATACGAAGGATGTTTCATGCGGAACTCCTCTGGAAAAATTATCAGTTTGAATGAATCCGTTTGTGGAATTACTCCTCAAGAGTTGGGCCCAACGGCTGTTAATTCAGGGGTATTTCAAGCCAAAATTAAACGCCGAGAGGGTAACATTCCCGTGATTGATGTCACTTTTAACGGTAAACAGAAATTTGAGATGATGGTAGATTCGGGAGCTAGTGGTACAGTCATCACGCCAGCAATGGCAAAAGCTTTGGGGATCGTTCCACAGGGAACAGTGAAAGCCAAAACACCTAATGGAGAAGCTACTTTCCAACTTGGCCAGGTTACTTCTTTGCAAGCTGGAGGGCTTGAGGTCAAAAATATCCAGGTAGCGATCGCACCTACACTAGATATTGGATTGCTAGGACATGACTTTTTTGGTAATAAAGACGTGACCATTAAGCAAGATGTAGTAGAATTTCGATCGCGATCGTAA
- a CDS encoding Mini-ribonuclease 3 translates to MSPIADDPPRLSPAVMSLKLLDLEAGKLGEIERISPASWAYLGDAVYELFVRMSYIVPPKRSQAYHELVVAQVRAETQARHLRSLSPHLSIKELEIVKRGRNATDRRPKRLDPEIYQQATSLETLVGYLYLTDPQRLAQLLALIELDQVANG, encoded by the coding sequence ATGTCACCGATCGCAGACGATCCGCCAAGGCTGAGTCCGGCGGTCATGAGTTTGAAGCTTTTGGATTTAGAGGCGGGAAAGCTTGGGGAAATAGAAAGGATTTCACCAGCATCATGGGCTTATCTGGGAGATGCAGTCTATGAGCTGTTCGTCAGGATGTCCTACATAGTGCCGCCAAAGCGATCGCAAGCTTATCACGAGCTAGTAGTAGCGCAGGTACGAGCAGAAACTCAAGCTCGCCACCTGCGATCGCTCTCCCCTCACTTAAGCATCAAAGAATTAGAAATTGTCAAGAGAGGGCGCAATGCTACTGACCGCCGTCCTAAGCGGCTCGATCCCGAAATTTATCAACAGGCTACTAGCTTAGAAACGTTGGTGGGATATTTATACCTCACCGATCCCCAGAGATTAGCTCAACTGCTAGCCCTCATAGAACTTGACCAAGTTGCTAATGGCTAA
- a CDS encoding alpha/beta fold hydrolase: MVLQLNVNVKGKGFPILCLHGHPGSGQCMSVFTDRLSQRFQTFSPDLRGYGSSRTTQNFDMEDHLADLEALLDRFDIQQCLVLGWSLGGILALELAIRYPQRVTGLILVATAARPRGNHPAIAWDDYLYTGIAGIINWLIPSWEWNINTFGARSLFRYLIQQHTATAYRYLASDATPAYLQTSRAATGALNKALRTGYNRLAELSQIECPCLILAGEADRHITSESSLETARHLKDAQWYCYPNTAHLFPWEIPDQLLADIDEWIDSHSWDN, translated from the coding sequence ATGGTATTACAACTTAACGTTAATGTCAAAGGCAAAGGCTTTCCTATACTTTGTCTGCATGGCCATCCCGGTTCCGGTCAATGTATGTCCGTTTTTACCGATCGCCTATCTCAGCGTTTCCAGACATTTTCCCCCGACTTGCGCGGCTACGGTAGCAGCCGTACTACCCAAAATTTTGACATGGAAGACCACCTCGCCGACCTCGAAGCACTCCTAGACAGATTTGACATTCAGCAGTGCTTGGTACTCGGATGGTCACTCGGAGGAATTTTAGCCCTCGAATTGGCAATCCGCTACCCACAGCGAGTTACGGGGCTAATTTTAGTAGCTACCGCTGCTAGACCGAGAGGAAATCATCCCGCGATCGCCTGGGATGATTATCTCTACACTGGTATCGCCGGAATCATCAACTGGTTGATACCCAGTTGGGAGTGGAATATAAACACCTTTGGGGCGCGCTCGCTCTTCAGGTATCTAATCCAGCAACACACAGCCACAGCCTACCGATACTTAGCTTCCGATGCTACTCCCGCTTACTTACAGACATCTAGGGCCGCCACTGGAGCACTAAATAAAGCCCTTAGAACCGGATACAACCGACTGGCGGAATTATCCCAGATCGAATGTCCCTGTTTAATTCTGGCAGGTGAAGCCGATCGTCACATCACCTCTGAGTCAAGCTTAGAAACAGCCCGTCACCTCAAAGATGCTCAGTGGTATTGTTACCCCAATACAGCCCATCTTTTTCCTTGGGAGATCCCAGACCAATTATTGGCTGACATTGACGAGTGGATTGACAGCCACTCTTGGGACAACTAA
- a CDS encoding DUF1816 domain-containing protein, with amino-acid sequence MKELLISLLNFFGLALWVEVVTATPRCTYYFGPFLTTAEANAAKVGYIEDLENEGALGISASVKRCKPVDLTIADDLGKIGEPGGWPVFSGQS; translated from the coding sequence ATGAAAGAACTCTTAATTAGCTTGCTCAACTTCTTTGGACTGGCTTTGTGGGTGGAAGTCGTGACTGCGACTCCCCGCTGCACCTACTACTTTGGCCCTTTCCTAACGACTGCGGAGGCTAATGCCGCCAAAGTTGGTTACATTGAGGATTTGGAAAATGAAGGGGCACTAGGCATCAGTGCGTCGGTTAAACGCTGCAAGCCTGTCGATTTAACGATCGCCGACGACTTGGGAAAGATTGGTGAGCCAGGGGGCTGGCCAGTATTTAGCGGTCAGTCCTAG
- the rlmB gene encoding 23S rRNA (guanosine(2251)-2'-O)-methyltransferase RlmB, with amino-acid sequence MKKPSRPNLQRKQSDSKPLKLKGRYLDDKPASRVELKSRSGNSSVTGPIKRSPHAAQSHELPMPVVSKRGIVRAGNRPEIVEKSHLKDSGPVDETAANLSDEETELIYGRHSVQAALEKERTLNRIWITPQLRYDPRFHSLVNQAKANGSIVDEVDFRRLDQITDRAIHQGIAAQVSAYDYKELSELIAHAKSASEQPVLVVAEGLNDPHNLGAIIRTAEALGSQGMVIPQRRAVGITATVRKVAAGALENFPVARVVNLSRALEELKAAGFWIYGTAAKEGKAIHTVQFTGKLARPVVLVVGSEGDGLSLLIQRCCDELVSIPLRGNTPSLNVSVATGMALYEIYRQRGQLGFTLINNQGD; translated from the coding sequence ATGAAAAAACCTTCTAGACCGAACCTACAACGCAAACAGTCTGATAGTAAGCCTTTAAAGCTAAAGGGTCGCTATCTGGACGATAAACCAGCTTCTCGCGTCGAGCTAAAATCTCGTTCAGGGAATAGTAGTGTAACAGGGCCGATCAAGCGATCGCCCCATGCTGCTCAATCTCACGAACTCCCAATGCCAGTTGTTTCTAAAAGGGGCATAGTTAGAGCTGGGAATAGACCAGAGATAGTAGAAAAGAGCCATCTTAAAGATAGCGGCCCCGTTGACGAAACCGCCGCTAATCTCTCAGACGAAGAAACAGAGCTAATTTATGGTCGCCATAGCGTCCAGGCCGCTCTAGAAAAAGAGCGAACTCTTAATCGGATCTGGATTACCCCTCAACTCCGATACGATCCCCGGTTTCATAGCTTGGTCAATCAAGCTAAAGCCAATGGCAGCATTGTTGATGAAGTTGACTTCCGCCGACTAGATCAAATTACCGATCGCGCCATTCACCAAGGTATAGCCGCTCAAGTCTCTGCTTACGACTACAAAGAACTCAGCGAGTTGATCGCTCACGCTAAATCTGCTTCCGAGCAACCAGTGCTGGTAGTCGCCGAGGGTCTAAACGATCCCCACAACTTAGGAGCAATTATTCGGACAGCAGAAGCTCTGGGATCGCAGGGAATGGTGATCCCGCAGCGACGAGCTGTGGGGATCACAGCGACCGTGAGAAAAGTAGCCGCAGGAGCTTTAGAAAATTTCCCCGTAGCCAGAGTTGTCAACCTCAGCCGCGCCTTAGAAGAATTGAAAGCGGCTGGTTTTTGGATCTATGGCACTGCCGCAAAGGAGGGCAAAGCCATACACACAGTGCAGTTTACTGGCAAGTTAGCTCGACCAGTAGTTCTAGTTGTAGGCAGCGAAGGTGACGGTTTGAGTCTTTTGATACAGCGCTGCTGCGATGAATTGGTTTCAATTCCATTAAGGGGTAACACTCCGAGCCTTAATGTCTCAGTAGCTACTGGCATGGCTCTCTACGAGATTTATCGTCAACGTGGTCAATTAGGTTTCACCTTAATAAACAATCAGGGTGATTGA
- the carA gene encoding glutamine-hydrolyzing carbamoyl-phosphate synthase small subunit, producing MSLSTAQPALLVLADGTAYRGWSFGANGTVVGEVVFNTGMTGYQEVLTDPSYCGQIVTFTYPELGNTGVNVEDEESHGPQVRAAIARNICHKPSNWRSTQSLPDYLKHHSIPGIYGIDTRALTRKIRTVGAMNGGISTEILDPAELLEQVQEAPSMAGLNLVRQVTTSEVYEWSEPTESNWEFSDGINSDAEILTVVAIDFGIKRNILRRLASYGCRVVVVPANTPPEEILKYKPDGIFLSNGPGDPATVIEGIETTKALLKSEKPIFGICMGHQILGRSLGADTFKLKFGHRGLNQPAGLTERIEITSQNHGFAIDPDSLAADVEITHLNLNDRTVAGLRHKSLPLFSVQYHPEASPGPHDADYLFERFVEAMRENRKVAVAS from the coding sequence ATGTCACTTTCTACTGCACAACCAGCTCTTCTAGTTCTTGCCGACGGTACTGCGTATCGCGGCTGGTCGTTTGGCGCGAACGGCACTGTCGTCGGAGAGGTAGTGTTTAATACTGGCATGACGGGCTACCAAGAGGTCTTGACTGACCCTAGCTATTGTGGCCAAATTGTGACTTTTACCTATCCAGAATTAGGGAATACGGGGGTGAATGTCGAGGACGAAGAATCTCATGGGCCGCAAGTGCGGGCTGCGATCGCTCGCAACATCTGCCACAAGCCCAGCAATTGGCGTTCTACTCAGTCTTTGCCGGATTACCTTAAACACCACAGCATTCCCGGTATTTATGGGATCGATACTCGCGCTCTGACTCGGAAAATCCGCACAGTTGGGGCGATGAATGGGGGGATTTCTACGGAAATTCTTGACCCGGCTGAGTTGTTGGAGCAAGTACAGGAAGCTCCCAGTATGGCGGGATTGAATCTTGTTCGGCAAGTAACTACCAGTGAGGTTTATGAGTGGTCTGAACCCACAGAGTCTAACTGGGAATTTAGCGACGGTATTAACTCTGATGCTGAAATTTTGACTGTCGTGGCGATCGATTTTGGGATCAAGCGTAATATTCTACGACGTTTGGCCAGTTACGGCTGTCGGGTTGTTGTCGTACCCGCAAACACGCCGCCAGAGGAAATTCTCAAATACAAGCCAGACGGGATTTTCCTGTCGAATGGCCCGGGAGATCCAGCGACGGTTATAGAAGGGATCGAGACTACGAAGGCGCTGTTAAAGTCTGAAAAACCCATATTTGGGATCTGTATGGGACACCAAATTTTAGGTCGTTCTTTGGGTGCGGATACTTTTAAGCTGAAATTCGGACACAGGGGATTAAATCAACCAGCGGGTTTAACTGAGCGAATCGAGATTACTAGCCAAAATCACGGCTTTGCGATCGATCCCGATTCTCTAGCGGCGGATGTAGAAATTACTCACCTCAACCTCAACGATCGCACGGTGGCTGGTTTGCGGCACAAGTCGCTACCGTTGTTCTCGGTGCAGTACCACCCAGAGGCCAGTCCTGGCCCTCACGATGCTGACTATTTGTTTGAGCGTTTTGTGGAGGCAATGCGAGAGAATCGTAAGGTGGCTGTTGCTAGCTAA
- a CDS encoding STAS domain-containing protein, with the protein MTLTVSLRGTREVRNNYQLFRLTGLLDAFSEATFRKVLDKCIEEGPKHVILDLSQIDFVDSSGLGALVQLVKKAQTLEGTLQIVSNPRVTQTVKLVRLEKFLSLQPSVDEAVKTVKEA; encoded by the coding sequence TTGACCCTGACCGTTAGCCTCAGAGGCACTCGCGAAGTCAGGAATAACTATCAGCTATTTCGCTTGACAGGTTTACTGGACGCTTTTTCGGAGGCGACCTTTCGGAAAGTCCTGGACAAGTGTATTGAGGAAGGTCCAAAGCACGTAATTTTGGACTTGTCTCAAATAGACTTTGTTGACAGTTCCGGTTTGGGCGCACTTGTGCAGTTGGTCAAGAAAGCCCAAACTTTGGAAGGCACATTACAAATTGTCTCAAATCCCCGCGTGACCCAGACTGTCAAACTGGTTCGCTTAGAGAAGTTTTTATCTTTACAGCCTTCAGTGGATGAGGCGGTGAAAACTGTCAAGGAAGCTTGA